A single genomic interval of Cucumis sativus cultivar 9930 chromosome 5, Cucumber_9930_V3, whole genome shotgun sequence harbors:
- the LOC101212181 gene encoding LIM domain-containing protein WLIM2b: MSFIGTQQKCKACDKTVYPVDQLSADGVSFHKSCFKCSHCKGTLKLSNYSSMDGVLYCKPHFEQLFKETGNFSKNFLSPAKSSEKPTPELTRSPSKAASMFSGTQEKCATCGKTAYPLEKVTVESQAYHKSCFKCSHGGCSLSPSNYAALDGILYCKHHFSQLFKEKGSYNHLIKSASMKRQAATSDPDPSKVES; the protein is encoded by the exons ATGTCGTTTATTGGCACCCAACAGAAGTGCAAAGCTTGTGACAAAACTGTGTACCCTGTAGATCAGTTATCTGCTGATGGAGTTTCTTTCCACAAGTCATGTTTCAAATGTAGCCATTGCAAAGGAACTCTTAAG CTGAGTAATTATTCTTCAATGGATGGTGTTTTGTACTGTAAGCCTCATTTTGAGCAGCTGTTCAAGGAAACTGGCAACTTCAGCAAGAACTTTCTATCTC CTGCAAAGTCCTCTGAGAAGCCAACTCCTGAGCTG ACTAGGTCGCCAAGCAAAGCTGCCAGCATGTTTTCTGGGACACAAGAAAAATGTGCTACATGTGGAAAAACTGCATATCCACTGGAGAAG GTTACAGTTGAGAGTCAAGCCTATCACAAGTCATGTTTTAAATGCTCACATGGTGGCTGTTCTTTATCTCCATCAAACTATGCTGCACTCGATGGAATTTTGTACTGCAAACACCACTTTTCACAGCTTTTCAAGGAAAAGGGAAGCTACAACCATCTGATAAAATCTGCCTCAATGAAGCGTCAAGCAGCGACCTCCGATCCGGACCCTTCAAAAGTTGAGTCATAA